The Microplitis mediator isolate UGA2020A chromosome 8, iyMicMedi2.1, whole genome shotgun sequence genome has a window encoding:
- the LOC130673827 gene encoding mucin-2-like: protein MSNTRPLTCQNSKQLNRQDSGKVIFDGVGSSNQSNQSRVVHSPPATTSTITSSTTVSSANSTMSVPPPSVPNISSLVVTAGTPLQNRPPVRRSLGNNLATVPSTTSMVTTMTTSIVTTTPVTITNTPMTITTASGLVRTNNSPAINSNTQINQRINNITSQASVDGVNLGNSPPVQFPATQPNAGPAFNPGTAPASAQAEQGVSQTAITQLMSCIRNLTLALNSQRENTLQVPVQPNTQTVRTVTHSFGDGECSTRHLTQDTRAMTSSALLVSEQPGTSGTMNVHRTGGYNNRYLNHNGSERCQGFFEQPRANN from the coding sequence atgagTAACACGCGACCATTGACATGCCAAAACTCTAAACAACTGAATAGGCAGGATAGCGGTAAGGTAATATTTGACGGGGTTGGTTCATCGAACCAGAGTAACCAATCCAGGGTAGTACACTCACCACCTGCGACAACGAGCACGATAACGTCCAGTACTACCGTTTCGTCCGCGAACTCGACAATGTCGGTTCCCCCTCCCTCGGTACCCAATATATCAAGCCTGGTTGTCACTGCAGGTACGCCACTACAGAACAGACCACCAGTTAGGCGTAGTCTAGGAAATAATTTAGCGACGGTACCTAGTACCACGTCAATGGTCACCACGATGACCACATCGATCGTAACAACTACACCGGTTACAATAACAAATACACCGATGACAATTACTACCGCATCGGGGTTAGTCAGAACGAATAATTCACCGGCAATTAATTCGAATACGCAAATAAAccaaagaataaataatattacttCGCAAGCGTCTGTGGACGGGGTAAATTTAGGAAACTCCCCACCGGTACAATTTCCAGCAACTCAGCCTAATGCGGGACCCGCTTTTAATCCTGGCACTGCTCCAGCTTCCGCACAAGCTGAACAAGGGGTTTCTCAAACAGCGATAACTCAACTTATGAGTTGCATCCGAAATTTGACCCTTGCTTTAAATTCGCAGCGGGAGAATACTTTGCAAGTGCCTGTACAACCTAACACACAAACTGTTCGCACCGTAACTCACAGTTTTGGCGACGGGGAGTGTAGTACACGACACTTGACACAAGATACTAGGGCTATGACGTCTTCAGCCCTCCTGGTGTCCGAACAACCTGGTACCAGTGGAACCATGAATGTCCACA